The Xanthomonas sp. DAR 34887 genome has a segment encoding these proteins:
- a CDS encoding RidA family protein: MSRQIIHTEQAPAAIGPYSQAVRAGNTVYFSGQIPLDPATGDVVPGDIGAQARRAFDNLKAVAEAAGGSLDRIVRLGLYLTDLSQFAQVNAVMQDYFQAPFPARSTVEVSALPKGVGFEVDAVMVLD; the protein is encoded by the coding sequence ATGTCCCGCCAGATCATCCACACCGAGCAGGCGCCGGCCGCGATCGGCCCGTATTCGCAGGCGGTGCGCGCCGGCAACACGGTGTATTTCTCCGGGCAGATTCCGCTGGATCCGGCCACCGGCGACGTCGTGCCCGGCGATATCGGCGCGCAGGCGCGTCGCGCGTTCGACAACCTCAAGGCGGTGGCCGAAGCGGCCGGCGGTTCGCTCGACCGGATCGTGCGGCTGGGCCTGTACCTGACCGACCTGTCGCAGTTCGCCCAGGTCAACGCGGTGATGCAGGACTATTTCCAGGCGCCGTTCCCCGCGCGTTCCACCGTCGAAGTGTCCGCGCTGCCGAAGGGCGTCGGCTTCGAGGTCGATGCGGTGATGGTGCTCGACTGA
- a CDS encoding antibiotic biosynthesis monooxygenase family protein has translation MFVTIWEYEVAEGQAPAFEALYAADGGWAALFAEFPGYLSTELLRAQASGAYLSIDRWRDEADYAHCLAYGRERYAQLDRLSAALTTAERCVGYWTR, from the coding sequence ATGTTCGTCACGATCTGGGAATACGAGGTAGCCGAGGGCCAGGCGCCGGCATTCGAGGCGCTGTATGCCGCTGATGGCGGCTGGGCCGCGCTGTTCGCCGAATTCCCGGGCTATCTGAGCACCGAACTGCTGCGCGCGCAGGCGTCCGGCGCCTACCTGAGCATCGACCGCTGGCGCGACGAAGCCGATTACGCGCACTGCCTGGCGTACGGCCGCGAACGCTACGCGCAGCTCGACCGGCTCAGCGCAGCGCTGACCACGGCCGAGCGCTGCGTGGGCTACTGGACCCGCTGA
- the rph gene encoding ribonuclease PH, with translation MTFSRPSGRTADQLRPVRIERAFTRHAEGSVLVSFGDTRVLCTASVENRVPGFLRGKGEGWVTAEYGMLPRATHSRSDREAARGKQGGRTLEIQRLIGRALRACVDRNALGERTITLDCDVLQADGGTRTAAITGAYVALMDAVNWLQKRGDLKKPVVLGAVAAVSVGVYRGTPVLDLDYAEDSDCDTDMNVVMNDGGGFIELQGTAEGHAFRRDELDALLALAETGIGQLLAAQREALAR, from the coding sequence ATGACCTTTTCCCGTCCCAGTGGCCGCACGGCCGATCAACTGCGCCCGGTGCGCATCGAACGCGCCTTCACCCGCCACGCCGAAGGCTCGGTGCTGGTCAGCTTCGGCGACACCCGTGTGCTGTGCACCGCGAGCGTGGAGAACCGGGTGCCGGGCTTCCTGCGCGGCAAGGGCGAAGGCTGGGTCACTGCGGAATACGGCATGCTGCCGCGCGCCACCCATTCGCGCTCCGACCGCGAGGCCGCGCGCGGCAAACAGGGCGGGCGCACGCTGGAAATCCAGCGCCTGATCGGCCGCGCGCTGCGCGCCTGCGTGGACCGCAATGCGCTGGGCGAGCGCACCATTACCCTGGATTGCGACGTGTTGCAGGCCGACGGCGGCACCCGCACCGCGGCCATCACCGGCGCCTATGTGGCGCTGATGGACGCAGTGAACTGGCTGCAGAAGCGCGGCGACCTGAAGAAGCCGGTGGTGCTCGGCGCGGTCGCTGCAGTCTCGGTCGGCGTCTACCGCGGCACGCCGGTGCTGGATCTGGATTACGCCGAGGACAGCGACTGCGACACCGACATGAACGTGGTGATGAACGACGGCGGCGGCTTCATCGAACTGCAGGGCACCGCCGAAGGCCATGCGTTCCGCCGCGACGAACTGGATGCGCTGCTGGCCCTGGCCGAAACCGGCATCGGCCAACTGCTCGCCGCCCAACGCGAGGCCCTGGCCCGGTGA
- a CDS encoding YicC/YloC family endoribonuclease: MIRSMTAFAGAERITPWGTLGCELRSVNHRFLEVGVRLPEELRALEPQLRERLAARVSRGKLDLMLRLRAPDAAQSLAVNEPLVEQLAVLAQRLGARFPQLQVQFADLLQLPGVLQGQAVDPAALQAQALELLDEVVAEFVAAREREGGKLAAAIVERVDAVERIAAEVKQLIPAIREGQRAKLAARLADLPHPVDPGRAEQELVLWLQKLDVDEELDRLGSHIKEIRRVLRQPEPAGRRLDFLLQEFNREANTLGSKSVDSRTSNAAVELKVLIDQIREQVQNLE; this comes from the coding sequence ATGATCCGCAGCATGACCGCCTTCGCCGGCGCCGAGCGCATCACTCCCTGGGGCACGCTGGGCTGCGAACTGCGCTCGGTCAACCACCGTTTCCTGGAAGTGGGCGTGCGCCTGCCGGAAGAGCTGCGCGCGCTGGAGCCGCAATTGCGCGAACGCCTGGCCGCCCGCGTCAGCCGCGGCAAGCTGGACCTGATGCTGCGCCTGCGCGCGCCGGACGCGGCGCAGTCGCTGGCGGTGAACGAGCCGCTGGTCGAACAACTGGCGGTGCTTGCGCAGCGGCTGGGCGCGCGTTTCCCGCAGCTGCAGGTGCAGTTCGCCGACCTGCTGCAGCTGCCCGGCGTGCTGCAGGGCCAGGCGGTCGACCCGGCCGCGCTGCAGGCGCAGGCGCTGGAGCTGCTGGACGAGGTGGTGGCCGAGTTCGTCGCCGCGCGCGAGCGCGAGGGCGGCAAGCTGGCCGCGGCGATCGTCGAGCGGGTCGATGCGGTGGAGCGCATCGCCGCCGAGGTCAAGCAACTGATCCCGGCCATCCGCGAAGGGCAGCGCGCCAAGCTGGCCGCGCGCCTGGCCGACCTGCCGCATCCGGTCGATCCCGGCCGCGCCGAGCAGGAACTGGTGCTGTGGCTGCAGAAACTCGATGTGGACGAAGAACTGGACCGGCTCGGCAGCCACATCAAGGAGATCCGCCGGGTGCTGCGTCAGCCCGAGCCGGCCGGCCGGCGCCTGGATTTCCTGCTGCAGGAATTCAACCGCGAAGCCAACACCCTGGGTTCCAAGTCGGTGGACAGCCGCACCTCCAACGCGGCGGTGGAGCTGAAGGTGCTGATCGACCAGATCCGCGAGCAGGTGCAGAATCTCGAATAG
- a CDS encoding VOC family protein — MKRRIALTTLLVADYDAAIAWYTGKLGFALLQDVALGDGKRWVVVGPGGSDDAALLLAEPGDAAQRARIGDQTGGRVDHFLYTDDFARDHAAMLAQGVEFLESPRTEAYGTVAVFRDLYGTKWDLLEPKQ, encoded by the coding sequence GTGAAGCGACGGATCGCACTGACCACGCTGCTCGTGGCCGACTACGACGCGGCGATCGCCTGGTACACCGGCAAGCTCGGCTTCGCCCTGCTGCAGGATGTGGCGCTCGGCGACGGCAAGCGCTGGGTGGTGGTCGGCCCGGGCGGCAGCGACGATGCCGCGCTGCTGCTGGCCGAGCCGGGCGACGCGGCCCAGCGCGCGCGGATCGGCGACCAGACCGGCGGGCGCGTGGACCACTTCCTGTACACCGACGATTTCGCCCGCGACCACGCCGCGATGCTGGCGCAGGGCGTGGAGTTTCTCGAATCCCCGCGCACGGAAGCCTATGGCACGGTCGCCGTGTTCCGCGACCTGTACGGCACCAAGTGGGACCTGCTGGAACCCAAGCAATGA
- the hemW gene encoding radical SAM family heme chaperone HemW has protein sequence MLIPPPLSLYVHLPWCVRKCPYCDFNSHAAKGALPFDDYVDALIRDLDQDLPLVWGRTVQTVFFGGGTPSLFPAEAIDRFLQAASARLRFAPNLEITLETNPGTAEHGRFDRYLAAGVNRLSFGIQSFDDAALQRLGRIHDSADAERAVKLAQDAGYTNLNLDLMYALPQQTLAGAEADIARALALQPTHISHYQLTLEPNTVFAARPPQGIPEDDDAWDMQERCQALLAAAGYAQYEVSAYARDGYQCAHNLNYWKFGDYLGIGAGAHGKISSGAEQSILRRWKTKHPQAFLAAAGTPAAIGGDEWIGAERRPFDYMLNALRLNQGFALRDFAVRTGLDPEAIAPALAQAQAQGWLQVESGHALPTELGRRFTNDVVALFML, from the coding sequence ATGCTGATCCCGCCCCCGCTGTCGCTGTACGTGCACCTGCCCTGGTGCGTGCGCAAATGCCCGTACTGCGACTTCAACTCGCATGCGGCCAAGGGCGCGCTGCCGTTCGACGACTACGTGGACGCGCTGATCCGCGACCTGGACCAGGACCTGCCGCTGGTCTGGGGCCGCACCGTACAGACCGTGTTCTTCGGCGGCGGCACCCCCAGCCTGTTTCCGGCCGAGGCGATCGACCGTTTCCTGCAGGCGGCCAGCGCGCGCCTGCGCTTCGCGCCGAACCTGGAAATCACCCTGGAGACCAACCCGGGCACCGCCGAGCACGGGCGCTTCGACCGCTACCTGGCGGCCGGGGTCAACCGGCTCAGCTTCGGCATCCAGAGCTTCGACGACGCCGCGCTGCAGCGCCTGGGCCGGATCCACGACAGCGCCGACGCCGAGCGCGCGGTGAAGCTGGCGCAGGACGCCGGCTACACCAACCTCAACCTGGACCTGATGTACGCGCTGCCGCAGCAGACCCTGGCTGGGGCGGAGGCCGACATCGCCCGCGCACTGGCGCTGCAGCCCACCCACATCAGCCACTACCAGCTGACCCTGGAACCGAACACGGTGTTCGCCGCGCGCCCGCCGCAGGGCATTCCCGAGGACGACGACGCCTGGGACATGCAGGAGCGCTGCCAGGCGCTGCTGGCCGCCGCCGGCTACGCCCAGTACGAAGTCAGCGCCTACGCCCGCGACGGCTACCAGTGCGCGCACAACCTCAACTACTGGAAGTTCGGCGATTACCTGGGCATCGGCGCGGGCGCCCATGGCAAGATCAGCTCCGGCGCCGAGCAGAGCATCCTGCGCCGCTGGAAGACCAAGCATCCGCAGGCGTTCCTGGCCGCCGCCGGCACCCCGGCGGCGATCGGCGGCGACGAGTGGATCGGCGCCGAGCGGCGCCCCTTCGACTACATGCTCAATGCGCTGCGCCTGAACCAGGGCTTCGCGTTGCGCGACTTCGCCGTGCGCACCGGCCTGGACCCGGAGGCGATCGCCCCGGCGCTGGCCCAGGCGCAGGCGCAGGGCTGGCTACAGGTGGAATCCGGGCATGCGCTGCCGACCGAACTGGGACGGCGCTTCACCAACGACGTGGTCGCCCTGTTCATGCTCTGA
- a CDS encoding DUF1631 domain-containing protein, whose protein sequence is MSLSAIPSAPPATLAGAALPARVRDILEALKALLWQSLEAPLQSTLSELERELFDQAERARHSQLQQDTYQELQGLRARRERFAPFYKAQLEASLATLRAPPAPVGPLRQDKASAAMQMLTLVADVDIDRDIVLHDIARREATRASTPLQLLGQRFGVLAARPAFEAEHTPLGPHLLCRILRDAGEELQLGLDAQLTLYRAFERQVLVRYGEMVERANVLLAHAGVLPGLVYLPYVARPATAPAAAAGNRGAARASSATRPATAWSGQAAPGGWSGPGPSASGDAGPLPRPTVANAATAASAAPAAPGHAPPDLATLRQLLAAARDRATVPAAQAAPPAAAGTASTNAAAASAGPAMPASSGNAPTSAPRAAAANGAASSSTKSSAPGVATASLLQALGELQAQPPAHSTLAGLRGRRQVRDVQAALLATLRTEHGPQAALAPQDADTFDLLGLLYAEIEREVRSDAPAAALLERLQVPLVRAALQDSAFFVRSQHPARELLNAVAESGATWLSEEDTDPQLLLKLNQTVDRVVEEYEGDEQVFEQAHQDIQAQYRALAHKAEIAERRHIEAARGKERLEVAKELASSTLDAMCRTWEPPKFVQALLNQAWSDVLTLTLLRQGEDSDAWRERKQLSQCIAEVTCRASGGDPDPDLAGEVRSALLQVGYHQDEAEAIARRLSTPGGGDTLTSRTELSAKLKARTRLGDQGEEGERPLLAPRNEAEQAAYARLRSLPFGTWFEFVTNQQGDLKRQRLSWYSPITDRALFVNQRGHKTAEYSLDALSRLLAQGQARIVTEDRARLIDRAWHATVRALRTLAGAPIPADTLEDA, encoded by the coding sequence ATGTCATTGTCTGCCATTCCGTCGGCACCCCCGGCGACGCTTGCCGGCGCCGCCCTGCCCGCCCGCGTGCGCGACATCCTGGAAGCGCTGAAAGCCTTGCTGTGGCAGTCGCTGGAGGCGCCGCTGCAGTCGACCCTGAGCGAGCTGGAGCGCGAGCTGTTCGACCAGGCCGAGCGCGCGCGCCACAGCCAGCTGCAGCAGGACACGTACCAGGAACTGCAGGGCCTGCGGGCGCGCCGCGAGCGCTTCGCGCCGTTCTACAAGGCGCAGCTGGAAGCCTCCCTGGCCACGCTGCGGGCACCGCCCGCCCCAGTCGGCCCGCTGCGCCAGGACAAGGCCAGCGCGGCGATGCAGATGCTGACCCTGGTCGCCGACGTGGACATCGACCGCGACATCGTCCTGCACGACATCGCCCGGCGCGAGGCGACGCGGGCCAGCACTCCCCTGCAACTGCTCGGCCAGCGCTTCGGCGTGCTCGCCGCGCGACCGGCGTTCGAAGCCGAACACACGCCGCTGGGGCCGCACCTGCTGTGCCGGATCCTGCGCGACGCCGGCGAAGAACTGCAGCTGGGGCTGGACGCGCAGCTGACCCTGTACCGCGCCTTCGAGCGCCAGGTGCTGGTCCGCTACGGCGAGATGGTGGAACGCGCCAACGTGCTGCTGGCGCACGCCGGCGTGCTGCCCGGCCTGGTCTACCTGCCCTACGTGGCGCGCCCGGCGACCGCGCCCGCCGCGGCCGCAGGCAACCGCGGCGCGGCGCGCGCCTCCTCCGCCACGCGCCCGGCTACCGCCTGGTCCGGGCAGGCGGCGCCCGGAGGCTGGTCCGGCCCGGGCCCGAGCGCCAGCGGCGACGCGGGCCCGCTGCCGCGCCCGACCGTGGCCAACGCCGCAACGGCAGCGAGCGCAGCGCCGGCCGCGCCCGGCCATGCACCGCCCGACCTGGCCACGCTGCGCCAGCTGCTCGCTGCCGCACGCGACCGTGCAACGGTGCCGGCCGCCCAGGCGGCACCGCCCGCAGCCGCGGGCACCGCTTCCACAAACGCTGCCGCAGCGTCCGCTGGGCCCGCGATGCCCGCATCATCCGGCAACGCCCCGACCTCGGCTCCGCGCGCCGCCGCCGCAAACGGCGCGGCAAGCAGCTCTACCAAGAGCAGCGCCCCCGGCGTCGCTACCGCATCGCTGCTGCAGGCCCTGGGCGAACTGCAGGCGCAACCGCCGGCGCACAGCACCCTGGCCGGCCTGCGCGGGCGCCGCCAGGTGCGCGACGTGCAGGCGGCGCTGCTGGCCACGCTGCGCACCGAACATGGCCCGCAGGCGGCGCTGGCGCCGCAGGATGCCGACACCTTCGACCTGCTCGGCCTGCTGTACGCGGAAATCGAACGCGAAGTGCGCAGCGATGCGCCGGCCGCCGCGCTGCTGGAGCGCCTGCAGGTGCCGCTGGTGCGCGCCGCGCTGCAGGACAGCGCGTTCTTCGTGCGCAGCCAGCATCCGGCGCGCGAGCTGCTCAACGCGGTCGCCGAGTCCGGCGCCACCTGGCTCAGCGAAGAGGACACCGATCCGCAGCTGCTGCTGAAGTTGAACCAGACCGTCGACCGGGTGGTCGAGGAATACGAGGGCGACGAGCAGGTCTTCGAGCAGGCCCATCAGGACATCCAGGCGCAGTACCGCGCGCTGGCGCACAAGGCCGAGATCGCCGAGCGCCGCCACATCGAGGCCGCGCGCGGCAAGGAGCGGCTGGAAGTGGCCAAGGAACTGGCCAGCTCCACGCTGGATGCGATGTGCCGGACCTGGGAGCCGCCCAAGTTCGTGCAGGCGCTGCTGAACCAGGCCTGGTCCGATGTGCTGACGTTGACGCTGCTGCGCCAAGGCGAAGACTCCGATGCATGGCGCGAGCGCAAGCAGCTGAGCCAGTGCATCGCCGAGGTCACCTGCCGCGCCAGCGGCGGCGACCCCGATCCGGACCTGGCCGGCGAAGTGCGCAGCGCCCTGCTGCAGGTCGGCTACCACCAGGACGAAGCCGAGGCGATCGCGCGCCGCCTGTCCACTCCGGGCGGCGGCGACACGCTGACCTCGCGCACCGAACTCAGCGCCAAGCTGAAGGCGCGCACCCGTCTCGGCGACCAGGGCGAGGAGGGCGAGCGGCCGCTGCTGGCGCCGCGCAACGAGGCAGAACAGGCGGCCTATGCGCGGCTGCGCAGCCTGCCGTTCGGCACCTGGTTCGAATTCGTGACCAACCAGCAGGGTGACCTGAAACGGCAGCGGCTGTCCTGGTACAGCCCGATCACCGACCGCGCCCTGTTCGTCAACCAGCGCGGCCACAAGACCGCCGAGTATTCGCTGGACGCGCTGTCGCGGCTGTTGGCGCAGGGCCAGGCGCGGATCGTCACCGAGGACCGCGCGCGCCTGATCGACCGCGCCTGGCACGCCACCGTGCGCGCGCTGCGCACCCTGGCCGGCGCGCCGATTCCCGCTGACACCCTGGAGGACGCATGA
- a CDS encoding RelA/SpoT family protein, protein MNPGPSAQVAAAAPSPANEAIPDYVLQLERSASYLPAEQIPLLRRAWEVGAAAHAGQTRKSGEPYITHPVAVAGVLAELGLDVEALIAAILHDTIEDTPLTRAELAAEFGEAVAELVDGVTKLDKLKFRDRQEAAAESFRKMLLAMSRDLRVIMIKLADRLHNMRTLGAQSAEARGRIARETLEIYAPIAQRLGMSLMKSELQNLGFRALHPWRHAIIEKHIRSQPVVRRESMAQVEVQLSQRLAKEGLEHRLVSRIKTPWSIYNKMRDENKSFDQVMDVFGFRLVVRGVPDCYHALGAVHATFKPLDARFRDFIAIPKANGYQSLHTVLFGPYGSPIEVQIRTEEMDLIAERGVAAHWTYKFGGDSPNSAQSRAHAWIVELIESQRAAGSSLEFLDNVKVDLFPDEVYLFTPKGKILALPRNSTALDFAYAVHTDVGNRAVASRVDKKLVPLRTKLVSGQTVEVITARSATPKPQWLEFVVSSKARTAIRHQLKQLEHEDAVQLGHRMLDRALEAMDSALERLPKGRLDSFLSEHRYPRLEALLADIALGNWMPNQAAQALMAYAELRGGGLSKHSQEKILINGTERGVVSFANCCQPIPGDEIMGYHTAGKGIVVHRLDCPNLAELRKSPERWVPIGWDTSVIGDYDTALVVDVENRTGVLAQLAAAIAQSQSNIERVDYLDRDFNAAVLRFNIQVRDRNHLAEVMRRLRRLTAVQSVRRQ, encoded by the coding sequence ATGAACCCAGGCCCTTCTGCCCAGGTCGCCGCCGCCGCGCCGTCGCCGGCCAACGAGGCGATCCCCGACTACGTTCTGCAACTCGAACGCAGCGCCAGCTATCTGCCGGCCGAGCAGATCCCGCTGCTGCGGCGCGCGTGGGAAGTGGGCGCGGCCGCGCATGCCGGACAGACCCGCAAGTCGGGCGAGCCCTACATCACCCATCCGGTGGCGGTGGCCGGCGTGCTGGCCGAACTCGGCCTGGACGTGGAGGCGCTGATCGCGGCGATCCTGCACGACACCATCGAAGACACGCCGCTGACCCGCGCCGAACTGGCCGCCGAATTCGGCGAGGCGGTGGCCGAACTGGTCGATGGCGTCACCAAGCTGGACAAGCTGAAGTTCCGCGACCGCCAGGAAGCGGCGGCCGAGAGCTTCCGCAAGATGCTGCTGGCGATGTCGCGCGACCTGCGCGTGATCATGATCAAGCTCGCCGACCGCCTGCACAACATGCGCACGCTCGGCGCGCAGAGCGCCGAGGCGCGCGGCCGCATCGCCCGCGAGACGCTGGAGATCTACGCGCCGATCGCCCAGCGCCTGGGCATGAGCCTGATGAAGTCCGAGCTGCAGAACCTCGGTTTCCGCGCGCTGCACCCGTGGCGCCACGCGATCATCGAAAAGCACATCCGCAGCCAGCCGGTGGTGCGCCGCGAGTCGATGGCGCAGGTGGAGGTGCAGCTGTCGCAGCGGCTGGCAAAGGAAGGGCTGGAGCACCGCCTGGTCAGCCGCATCAAGACCCCGTGGAGCATCTACAACAAGATGCGCGACGAGAACAAATCCTTCGACCAGGTGATGGACGTGTTCGGCTTCCGCCTGGTGGTGCGCGGGGTGCCGGACTGCTACCACGCGCTGGGCGCGGTGCACGCCACGTTCAAGCCGCTGGATGCGCGTTTCCGCGACTTCATCGCCATTCCCAAGGCCAACGGCTACCAGTCGCTGCACACGGTGCTGTTCGGCCCTTACGGCTCGCCGATCGAGGTGCAGATCCGCACCGAGGAAATGGACCTGATCGCCGAGCGCGGCGTGGCCGCGCACTGGACCTACAAGTTCGGCGGCGATTCGCCCAACAGCGCGCAGAGCCGTGCGCATGCGTGGATCGTGGAATTGATCGAATCGCAGCGCGCCGCCGGTTCGTCGCTGGAGTTCCTGGACAACGTCAAGGTCGATCTGTTCCCGGACGAGGTCTACCTGTTCACGCCCAAGGGCAAGATCCTGGCGCTGCCGCGCAACTCCACCGCGCTGGATTTCGCCTATGCGGTGCATACCGACGTCGGCAACCGCGCGGTGGCCTCGCGGGTGGACAAGAAACTGGTGCCGCTGCGCACCAAGCTGGTCAGCGGACAGACCGTGGAAGTGATCACCGCGCGGTCGGCCACGCCCAAGCCGCAGTGGCTGGAGTTCGTGGTCAGCAGCAAGGCGCGTACCGCGATCCGCCACCAGCTCAAGCAGCTCGAGCACGAGGATGCGGTGCAGCTCGGCCACCGCATGCTCGACCGCGCGCTGGAGGCGATGGACAGCGCGCTGGAGCGCTTGCCGAAGGGACGCCTGGACTCGTTCCTCAGCGAGCACCGCTATCCGCGCCTGGAGGCGTTGCTGGCCGACATCGCGCTGGGCAACTGGATGCCGAACCAGGCCGCGCAGGCGCTGATGGCCTATGCGGAACTGCGCGGCGGCGGCCTGTCCAAGCATTCGCAGGAAAAGATCCTGATCAACGGCACCGAGCGCGGCGTGGTCAGCTTCGCCAACTGCTGCCAGCCGATTCCCGGCGACGAGATCATGGGCTACCACACCGCCGGCAAGGGCATCGTCGTGCACCGGCTGGATTGCCCGAACCTGGCCGAACTGCGCAAGTCGCCGGAGCGCTGGGTGCCGATCGGCTGGGACACCAGCGTCATCGGCGACTACGACACCGCGCTGGTGGTGGACGTGGAGAATCGCACCGGCGTACTGGCGCAGCTGGCCGCGGCGATCGCGCAGAGCCAGTCCAACATCGAGCGCGTGGACTACCTGGATCGCGATTTCAACGCCGCGGTGCTGCGCTTCAACATCCAGGTGCGCGACCGCAACCACCTGGCCGAAGTGATGCGCCGCCTGCGGCGGCTGACGGCGGTGCAGAGCGTGCGCAGGCAGTAG
- the rdgB gene encoding RdgB/HAM1 family non-canonical purine NTP pyrophosphatase: MKTLVLASSNAGKLEELHALLDGAGIDLVAQSTLGVRDADETGLTFVENALLKARHAAQVTGLPALADDSGICVDALRGAPGLYSARYAGEHGNAAANIDKLLHALRDVPDAQRTAHFYCVLVLLRHAEDPQPLLVEGSWRGRILHARAGDGGHGYDPVFFDPDHGQSAAQMPLALKNRISHRGQALALLRKQLAHWNT; this comes from the coding sequence ATGAAGACACTGGTCCTGGCCAGCAGCAATGCCGGCAAGCTCGAAGAACTGCATGCGCTGCTCGACGGCGCCGGCATCGACCTGGTCGCGCAGTCCACGCTCGGCGTGCGCGATGCCGACGAGACCGGCCTGACCTTCGTCGAGAATGCGCTGCTGAAAGCGCGCCACGCCGCCCAGGTCACCGGCCTGCCGGCGCTGGCCGACGACTCTGGCATCTGCGTGGACGCGCTGCGCGGCGCACCCGGGCTGTACTCGGCGCGCTACGCCGGCGAACACGGCAATGCCGCGGCCAACATCGACAAGCTGCTGCACGCGCTGCGCGATGTGCCCGACGCGCAACGCACCGCGCATTTCTATTGCGTGCTGGTACTGCTGCGGCACGCCGAAGACCCGCAACCGCTGCTGGTGGAAGGCAGCTGGCGCGGGCGCATCCTGCATGCGCGCGCCGGCGACGGCGGCCACGGCTACGATCCGGTGTTCTTCGATCCGGACCACGGCCAGAGCGCGGCGCAGATGCCGCTGGCGCTGAAGAACCGGATCAGCCACCGCGGCCAGGCGCTGGCGCTGCTGCGCAAGCAACTGGCGCATTGGAACACCTGA
- the gmk gene encoding guanylate kinase, producing the protein MRGTLYIVAAPSGAGKSSIVNATLARDPQIALSISFTSRAPRPGERHAEHYHFVSADAFQGMIDAGDFFEYARVHGDWKGTARQSVEPQLAAGHDVLLEIDWQGARQVRAKVPDAVSVFILPPSRAALEQRMRKRGQDSEAVIAQRLAAAREEMSHYADFDYVIVNEDFDTAVDEMCAIFVASRLRRLPQQQRHADLIAALLDQDQATG; encoded by the coding sequence ATGCGCGGCACTCTCTACATCGTCGCGGCGCCTTCCGGCGCCGGCAAGAGCAGCATCGTCAACGCCACCCTGGCGCGCGATCCGCAGATCGCCCTGTCGATCTCGTTCACTTCGCGTGCGCCGCGGCCGGGCGAGCGCCATGCCGAGCACTACCACTTCGTGTCCGCCGACGCGTTCCAGGGCATGATCGATGCCGGCGACTTCTTCGAGTACGCCCGCGTTCACGGCGACTGGAAGGGCACCGCGCGGCAATCGGTGGAGCCGCAGCTGGCGGCCGGTCATGATGTGCTGCTGGAAATCGACTGGCAGGGCGCGCGCCAGGTGCGGGCCAAGGTGCCCGACGCGGTCAGCGTGTTCATCCTGCCGCCATCGCGGGCGGCGCTGGAGCAGCGCATGCGCAAGCGCGGCCAGGACAGCGAGGCGGTGATCGCGCAGCGGCTGGCCGCGGCGCGCGAGGAGATGTCGCACTACGCCGACTTCGACTACGTGATCGTCAACGAGGACTTCGACACCGCGGTGGACGAGATGTGCGCGATCTTCGTCGCCAGCCGCCTGCGGCGCCTGCCGCAACAGCAGCGCCATGCCGACCTGATCGCCGCGCTGCTCGACCAGGATCAGGCAACTGGCTGA
- the rpoZ gene encoding DNA-directed RNA polymerase subunit omega yields the protein MARITVEDCLEVVNNRFELVMMASKRARQLANGVQATLDNTESADKPTVLALREIAARKIDNALIDEVEKAERERAEREALEWAAAEVVADEDMSKNDD from the coding sequence ATGGCCCGCATCACCGTAGAAGATTGCCTGGAAGTCGTTAACAACCGTTTCGAACTGGTCATGATGGCGTCCAAGCGCGCCCGCCAGCTCGCCAACGGCGTGCAGGCCACCCTCGACAACACCGAATCGGCCGACAAGCCGACGGTGCTGGCGCTGCGCGAGATCGCCGCGCGCAAGATCGACAACGCGCTGATCGACGAAGTCGAGAAGGCCGAACGCGAGCGCGCCGAGCGCGAAGCGCTGGAGTGGGCCGCGGCCGAGGTCGTCGCCGACGAAGACATGTCCAAGAACGACGACTGA